The genomic region TCATCGGCGAGCGGCGCCACGAGGGCCCGCACGACGCCCGGACGCTGATCGCCGCGCTCGAGGCGAGCGCGGCGGGCCGGCCGGTCAGGACCTGAGCGCCTCCTCCAGGGTGCGCGGCGGATGCCCGGCGACCCGGCGTACGTCGTCGGTGACCTCGGCGACCGAGCCGTCCCGGATCGCTGTGTAGGTGCTCACCCAGGCGTCCAGCTGCCACTGCTCGGCGCCGTACCGGTCCCGCCGCCAGGCGTAGGCCTCGTCCTCGGTCTCGTCGACGAAGCGCAGCTCGCGGCCGAGCGCGGCACCGGCCCGCTCGGCGACCTCGGCCAGCGTGAGCGCCTCCGGCCCGCTCAGCGTGCGCAGGATCGTGAACGCCATCCCGGACTCCCGGATCGCGGCCTCGGCGTCCGCGTGGTCGCGGCCCAGCGTGAAGGTCGCGTCCGGCGCGGCGCCGGCGAACGAGGTGTAGACGACGTGCTCGACCCCCGCCCGGGCCGCGGCGCCGATGAACGCGCGGTGCTGGGCGCGACGGTCGGCCGACTCCGAGGCGGAGACCATGAACAGGGTCCGCACCCCGCGCAGCGCCTCCTCGGCGCCGGCCGGGTCGGCGTAGTCGCAGGCCCGCAGGTCGGTGTCCAGGTCCGGGGCCCGGCTGGGATCGCGGGCCAGCAGCCGCAGGTCGAGGCGGAAGTCGTCGGCCAGCGCGCGCACGACCAGGCCGCCGAGCGCGCCGGTCACGCCCGTCAGGGCGATGGCAGTCGTCATGACCCCATCGTTACCCAGCCCGGGTCAGCCCGGGTCGGGGCGGAACCGGATCGGGAACCGGACCGCCCCGGTGTTCCCGGAGACCGGCAGCCACACGCCGGGCCCGTCCGGCACCGCGTCCGGCATCCGACGGGCCAGCAGCGGGAGCGCGACCGCCAGGTCGGTGCGTGCCACGAGGTGGCCGAGGCAGTGGTGGATGCCGGCCCCGAAGCCGTGGTGCGGCGGTCGGGTGGCGGTGATGTCGAGGGCCGGGTCGCCCATGGCCTCGGGGTCGGTCCCGGCGCTGTGGGAGAGCGCCTGCACGATGCCGCCGCGGGGGATGTGCAGGCCGTGGAAGTCCACATCCTCGATCGCCTCGCGGGTCACCCAGGTGACTGTCGGGTTCACCCGCATCACTTCCTCGACCGCGTTCGGGCCCAGGTCGGGACGCTCGGCGAGCAGCCGCCACTGGTCCGGCCGGGCGAGCAGCGTCTGCAGCGCGAGGCCCAGCTGGTTGCGGGTCGTCTCCATCCCCGCGAAGGCCAGGAAGACCAGCGCGACGCCCAGCTCGTGGCGGCTGAGCCGCTCGCCGTCCTCGCTGGCCCGGACCAGCGTCGTCACCAGGTCCTCGCGGGGCCGGGCGATCCGGTCGGCCACTACCTCGTCCAGATAGCCGTGCAGGCCGGTGATGGCCGCCTCGATCCGCGGCACCTGTCGGGCGACGTCGACGGAGAAGGAGGCCCCGAGGTCGTCGGCCCACCGGGCCACCTGCTTCCAGTGCGCCTCGTCCAGCCCGAGCAGCCGGCAGATGATCCGGGCGGAGTACGGCTCGGCGAACTCGCCGATGAACTCCACCTCGCCGCGGGCCGCGAACCCGTCGACCAGCTCCTCGGCGAGGGCCCGGAAGGACGGGGCCATCGCCTCGATCGCACGCTTGCGGAACGCCGGCACCATCAGCCGGCGGATCCGGGTGTGGTCCTCGCCCTCGAGGCTGAGCAGGGTCTCCTTCCACCAGCCCGCGAACAGCCCGGAGGAGATGCCGTTCTGCTCGGGCCAGCGGGCGTTGCCCTGCCGGAACCGGCGGTCGCGCAGCAGCTCGGCGGCCTCGGCGTACCGCAGCACCGCCCAGCCCCACGGCGTCTCGGCGTACCAGCCCTCGGCGCGGGCGGCGTGCACCTGCGCGGAGGTGACGTCGAAGGCCGGGTCGGCGAGGTCGAGGTGGCGCACCGGCGTCGCGGTCACCGGCCGGCCCGCACCATCCGGACGTGCCGGCCCTCGTCGAGCTCGTCCTCGGTCCCGTCGAGGCGGAACCCCTGCCGCTCGTAGAACCGGATCGCGTGCTCGTTGGCGCCCGGCACCCACAGGTACGCCGCGCGGTCGCCGACCGCGGTCCGGAACAGCTCGTAGCCGACCCCGCTGCCCCACCACGCGGCCCGGACGTAGAGCGCGGTGAGCTCGAGCGCGATGTCGTCGGCGAGGTCGTTGTCGCGGCCCGGGCCGGTGCTGGCGAGCCCGATCAGCTCGCCCTCCGCGGTGGTGTCGACGGCGACCCAGGTGGGCTGGTCGCCCGCGAGGAGCTCTCGCCAGCGCTCGACCCGCGCGGCGACCCGGTCCTGGCGGTCGTCGAGCAGCTGGCGCGGCATCAGGCCGGCGCCGGCGTCGTCGAGGACGTCGTCGAGCACGTCGGGGTGCAGGTGGGCGAGGAGCTCGGCGTCCGCGGGCGTGGCCCGACGGACCGCCACGTGGTCCAGCGCGTGCTCGGTCATGGCAGCATCGTAGGGAGCCGGGACCGGCGGGCGACCCGGCCGTTTAGATTGAGCGCCATGCGGATCACGAAGTTCGGCCATGCCTGCGTCCGGATCGAGCACGACGGCACGACTGTCGTGGTCGACCCGGGCCTCTTCGCGACGCCCGAGGCGCTCGACGGGGCCGACGCGGTGCTGATCACCCACGAGCACTTCGACCACTACCAGCCCGACCTGCTGCGCGGCACCGACGCCGCCGTGTTCACCGTCGACGCCGTCGCGGCGAAGATCGCCGAGGACGCCCCCGACGTCGCCGAGCGGGTCACGGTGGTGCAGCCCGGCCAGGAGCTGGACCTGGGCCTGCCGGTGCGGGTCGTCGGCGAGCTGCACGCGGTCATCCACCCGGAGTTCCCGCGGGTCTTCAACAGCGGCTACGTGCTGACCTGCGGGGACCGGAAGGTCTACCACCCCGGCGACGCGCTGACCGTGCCCGGCGAGCCCGTGGACGTGCTCCTGGTCCCCGCCTCCGCGCCGTGGATGCGCACCTCGGAGGCCGTGGAGTTCGCCCGCGCGGTGGGCGCCCCCCGCAACCTCGCGATCCACGACCGGGTCTACTCCGACTTCGGGCACGGGGTCGTCGAGACGCAGATGAACGCGTTCCTGCCGCAGGCGGGCCAGGAGTACCTCCGGCGCGCCGACGGCACCGACCTCTGAGGTCAGGGGGCGAGCGAGTCCCGGACCGGGACGAACTTCGCCTGCGCCTCGGCGAGCTCGGCCTCCGGGTCGGAGTCGCCGACGATGCCGCAGCCGGCGAAGAGCCGCACGGCGGCGCCCTCCACCGAGGCCGAGCGCAGCGCGATACCCCACTCGCCGTCACCGGCGGCGTCCATCCAGCCCACCGGGCCGGCGTACCGGCCCCGGTCCATGCCCTCGATCTGCGCGATCAGGGCAGTGGCGACCGGGGTGGGGGTGCCGCCGACCGCAGCGGAGGGGTGCAGCGCCTCGGCGAGCTGGAGCGAGGAGACCGTCGCCGCGTCGTGGACGACGCCGGCCACGTCGGTGGCCAGGTGCATGACGTTGGGCAGGTGCAGCACGAACGGCGCCTCGGGCACGTTCATCGAGGAGCAGTGCGGGTCCAGCGCGTCCGCGACCGAGCGCACGGCGTACTCGTGCTCCTCGAGGTCCTTCGAGGAGCGGGCCAGGGTGGCGGCCAGGGCGAGGTCGCGCTCGTCGTCGCCGGTACGCCGGATCGTGCCGGCCAGCACGCGGGAGGTCACCAGCCCGCGCTCGCGGCGCACCAGCATCTCCGGGGTGGCGCCGAACATGCCGTCGACGTGGAAGGTCCAGCACATCGGATAGAGCTGCGTGAGCCGCCGCAGCGGCCAGCGCACGTCGACCGGCTCGGTGGCGGTCGCGATCAGGTCGCGGGCCAGGACGACCTTCTCCAGGTCGCCACGGGAGATCCGGGCCACGGCGTCCGCGACCACGCTCATCCACCGCTCGCCGTCGAGGGCGCCGTCGGCGAACGCGATGCCGACCGGCGCCTCCGGCGGCTCCTGGGCGGTCAGCTCGGGGCGGGGCGCGGGGGCGTCGGCGCCGACGGTGGTCAGCCAGGTCCGGTCGCCCCGGCGGCCGACCACGACCCGCGGCACGACCAGGACGGAGTGGCCCGGCTCGGCACCGAACGCGAACGAGCCGAACGAGACTAGGCCGGTGCCCGGCTCCTGGACCTCGTCCTCGACGTCCGCGCGGGCCGTCGTCTCGCTCCACCACTTGGCCGCGTCGGCGAACCGGGTGGGGCCGCTGGTCCGGATCTCCGCGGCGACGCCCCAGCCCACGAGGCCCTCCCCGCGGCGCAGCCAGGTCACGGGCCGGTCGGCCGGCAGCAGCGCGAGCAGGTCGTCAACGTCGGCCGGGTCCAGTGCCACGGTCCGGGCGACCAGCGGACCGTCCGGCGCACCGCCGGTCGGCGGGCCTGCCGGGGTCGAACTCGTCGTCACGCCTGCGAGCCTACGCCGCGCCCGCAGGCCTTCCGGGACCGGTCAGGGGTGGCCGGGCGACGGTCGGGCCACCGGGGCTCGGTACCGTCGAGCCTGTGAGTCGTACTCCTGCCGCCCAGCGCATCACCGGTATCGCCCTCGGACTGGTCAGCCTCGGACTGCTCGTGGTCCTGACTGTGCTCCTGCCGGAGGCGGAGGGGTCCACGGACTCCGACGCGCCGAAGCTGCCCGACACCATCGAGGTGCCCGTCGAGCTGACGGCGATGGACCTCACCGCCGGCAAATCCGGCGCCGAGGTCGAGACCGCCGAGACCCAGGGCGAGCTCTACGCGAAGTCCGCCGAGGAGCTGGAGACGATCTTCGGCGCCAAGGCCGCTGTGCGCTCCTACTCCGACGAGCAGCAGCAGGTCCAGCTCACGGTGACGGCCGTCGCCGTGGAGGCCGGCGCCTACACGCCGGCCGGCCCGCCGGTCGACGCCGCGCTGCTGGGCCTGGAGCGCAGCACCCGCGAGCTGGTCAAGGTCGGCGAGGGCGTGTGCGCGGTCTACTGGTCCCAGCCGGTCGCGGAGGGCGAGGAGATCCCCGACGAGCAGCCCTCCGGTCTGCAGTGCCAGCTCGGGGCGGACGGGACCACCTGGCTGCTCGAGGGTGTCGGCCTCGACCCCGAGGAGGCCATCGAGGTGCTCGAGAACCTCGCGGCCTGAGGCCCGGGCCGGCGGCCGGATGTCCGCCGCCGCTCGGCGACGGCCTAGTGTTCGGCGCGTGGCCCGCGCAGAACTCGACAAGCAGCCCTCCGACGTACGGCGCATGTTCGACGCCGTGGCGAAGCGCTACGACCTCACCAACGACGTGCTCTCGCTGGGCCAGGACCGGCGCTGGCGCACCGCGGTGATCGCGGCGGTCGACCCCCGCCCCGGCGAGCTGGTGCTCGACCTGGCGGCCGGCACCGGCACCTCCAGCCAGCCCTTCGCCGACCGCGGCGCCACGGTGGTCCCCTGCGACTTCTCCCTCGGCATGCTCCGGGTCGGCAAGCAGGCGAGGCCGCACCTGCCGTTCACCGCCGGCGACGGCACCCAGCTGCCGTTCGCCGACGACACCTTCGACGCGGTCACGATCTCCTTCGGCCTGCGCAACATCGTCGACCCGCTCGCCGGTCTCGCCGAGATGCGACGTGTGACCAAGCCCGGGGGCCGGCTCCTGGTCTGCGAGTTCAGCCACCCCACCTGGTCGCCGTTCCGGCTCGTCTACCTCGAGTACCTGATGAAGGCGCTCCCCCCGATCGCCCGGGCGGTCTCCTCCAGCCCCGACGCCTACGTCTACCTGGCCGAGTCGATCCGGGCCTGGCCCGACCAGCGCGGCCTCGCCGACCTGGTCGCCGCCGCGGGCTGGCAGCGCCCGGAGTGGCGCGACCTGTCCGGCGGGATCGTCGCGCTGCACCGCGCCACCGCCTGAGGGCGCCGACCCCGCCGTACTCATCCCCGCTGCTGCCCGGATCCCGGGCGAGCGGTGAGCCTGCCACCGAGCGCGATCGTGGGCGGTGAGCCTGCCACCGAAATCCTCGGCCGAACGGTGGCCTGCTCACCGCTGCCCCACGGGCCCGCGGGCCCGCCCGCGCGCCCGCCCGTGGACCGGATCCACCCCTCCGGGCGGTGATCGCCGACCCGCTGTGCGCAACGTGGGGATCAGTGGCACACTGTGCCCCACACCACTTAGTGATTCTATTCACAAGTTCACGATTGCGCGGAGGAGTGCCCGTGGAGCTGTACGTCCCGGTGGTCGTGCTGACGGTGATCGCCACCGTCTTCGCCTTGGGCGGGCTGGCCATGGCCTTCCTCGTCGGGCCGCGCCGCTACAACCGGGCGAAGCTCGACTCCTACGAGTGCGGCATCGAGCCGACTCCCCAGCCGGTCGGCGGCGGCCGGTTCCCCGTGAAGTACTACATCACCGCGATGCTGTTCATCGTCTTCGACATCGAGATCGTCTTCCTCTATCCGTGGGCCGTCCACTTCGACGCGCTCGGGATCTTCGGTCTGGTCGAGATGGTGCTGTTCATCGCCACCGTCTTCATCGCCTACGCCTACGTCTGGCGCCGCGGCGGGCTCGAGTGGGACTGACCGGGCGCGACGGCGTGGGAAGAGAAGAGAGCTGAGATGGGTATCGAGGAGAAGCTCCCCAGCGGAGTTCTGCTGACCACTGTCGAGGGCCTGGCCGGCTACATGCGCAAGGCCTCGTTCTGGCCGGCCACCTTCGGTCTCGCGTGCTGCGCGATCGAGATGATGACCTCCGGCGGCCCGAAGCACGACACCGGCCGCTTCGGCATGGAGGTCTTCCGGGCCAGCCCCCGCCAGGCCGACCTGATGATCGTCGCCGGGCGGGTGAGCCAGAAGATGGCGCCGGTCCTGCGCCAGATCTACGACCAGATGCCCGAGCCGAAGTGGGTGCTGGCCATGGGCGTGTGCGCCAGCTCGGGCGGCATGTTCAACAACTACGCGATCGTGCAGGGCGTCGACCACGTCGTTCCGGTCGACATGTACCTGCCGGGCTGCCCGCCGCGCCCGCAGATGCTGATCGACGCGATCCTCAAGCTCCACGACAAGGTCCAGGCCACCAAGCTCGGCCCGCACCGGCTCGCCGAGATCGAGGAGACCGAGACCGCCGCGCTGCGGGCCCTGCCGCTCACCGAGATGAAGGGCCTGCTGCGGTGAGCGACCCCGAGAGCAAGCCCGAGCGCACCACCGGGCCCGAGCAGGCTGCGGTCGACCAGTCCCCGGTCAACGTCCCGGCCCCGACCGGCCACGAGGTCCGGCAGGTCGGCGAGCGGCACGGCATGTTCGGCGCGAGCGGCTCCGGCGACACCAGTGGGTACGGCGGCCTGCGCACCGCGATCGCCTACCCCGGCAACGCCCGGCGCCCCTACGGCGGCTGGTACGACGAGGTGGCCGACGCGCTCGAGGCCGCGCTGGCCTCCGAGGGGGTCGAGCACGCGCTGGAGGGCGTGGTCATCCACCGCGGCGAGCTGACCCTGCACGTGCGCCGCAACGACCTGCTCGCGGTGATGCGCCAGCTGCGCGACCAGCCGGCACTCCGCTTCGAGCTGTGCACCGGCGTGAGCGGGGTGCACTACCCCGAGGACCACGGCCGCGAGCTGCACGCGGTCTACCACCTGTGCTCGATGACCCACAACCGCCGGCTCCGGGTGGAGACCACCGCACCGGACGCCGACCCGCACGTCCCGTCGACGGTGTCGGTCTACCCGGCGCTGGACTGGCACGAGCGCGAGACCTGGGACATGTTCGGGCTGATCTTCGACGGCCACCCCGCCCTGACCCGGATCCTGATGCCCGACGACTGGCCGGGCCACCCGCAGCGCAAGGAGTACCCCCTGGGCGGCATCCCGGTGGAGTACAAGGGCGGCTCCGTGCCGCCTCCCGACCAGCGGAGGAGCTACAGCTGATGGTCACCACGAGCTCGACCACCGGATCCGACCAGGACACCTACGCCGCCGGTGCCGACACCGCCGAGGGGCGGGTCTTCACCGTCTCCGGCCAGGACTGGGACCAGATCGCCGACGGCCTCGCCGAGGAGGCCGAGGAGCGGGTCGTCGTCAACATGGGGCCCCAGCACCCCTCGACCCACGGCGTGCTGCGGCTGATCCTCGAGCTGGACGGCGAGACGGTCACCGAGGCCCGGTGCGGCATCGGCTACCTGCACACCGGCATCGAGAAGAACATGGAGTACCGCACCTGGACCCAGGGCGTCACGTTCTGCACGCGGATGGACTACCTCGCCCCGCTGTTCAACGAGACGACCTACGTGCTGGGCGTGGAGCGGCTGCTCGACATCGAGGACGAGGTCCCCGAGAAGGCCCAGGTCATGCGGGTGCTCCTGATGGAGCTCAACCGGATCTCCTCGCACCTGGTCGCGATCGCGACCGGCGGCATGGAGCTCGGCGCGCTGACCGTGATGACGATCGGCTTCCGCGAGCGCGAGCTGGTCCTGGACCTGTTCGAGCTGATCACCGGCCTGCGGATGAACCACGGGTTCATCCGCCCCGGCGGCGTCGCCCAGGACCTCCCGGTCGGGGCGCTGGACGAGATCCGGGCCTTCATCGCCCTGATGCGCAAGCGGCTGCCCGAGTACGCCGCGTTCTGCAACGCGAACCCGATCTTCAAGGGCCGCCTCGAGGGCGTCGGCCACCTCGACCTCGAGGGCTGCCTCGCGCTCGGCATCACCGGCCCGGTGCTGCGCAGCACCGGCTACCCGTGGGACCTGCGCAAGACCCAGCCCTACTGCGGCTACGAGGAGTACGACTTCGACGTCCAGACCTGGGACACCAGCGACGCCTACGGCCGGTTCCGGATCCGCCTGGCCGAGATGTGGGAGTCCCTGCGCATCGTCGAGCAGGCCGCCGACCGGCTGGCCGGGCTCGAGGGCGCGCCGGTGATGATCGCCGACCGGAAGATCGCCTGGCCCAGCCAGCTCTCGATCGGCAGCGACGGCCAGGGCAACAGCCTCGACCACATCCGCCACATCATGGGCGAGTCGATGGAGGCCCTGATCCACCACTTCAAGCTGGTCACCGAGGGCTTCCGGGTGCCGGCCGGGCAGGCCTACGTGCCGATCGAGTCGCCGCGCGGCGAGCTCGGCGCGCACCTGGTCTCCGACGGCGGCACCCGCCCGTTCCGGGCGCACTTCCGCGACCCGTCGTTCAACAACCTGCAGGGGACCAGCGTGATGAGCGAGGGCGGCATGGTCGCCGACGTGGTGGTCGCGATCGCCTCCCTCGACCCGGTCATGGGAGGAGTCGACCGATGAGCACGACCCCCGCGCTCGACGACACGGCGTACGCCGAGCTGGAGCAGATCGCGGCCCGCTACCCGCAGCCCCGCTCGGGGCTGCTGCCGATGCTGCACCTGGTGCAGTCGGTGCAGGGCCGGATCACCCCCGAGGGCATCGAGGCCTGCGCCGACATCCTCGGCATCTCCGCCGCCGACGTCAGCGGCGTCGCCACGTTCTACACGATGTACAAGCGCAAGCCGGTCGGCGACTACCTGGTCGGCGTCTGCACGAACACGCTGTGCGCGGTGATGGGCGGCGACGCGATCTTCGAGCGGCTCCAGGAGCACCTCGACGTCGGCAACGACGAGACGACGCTGCTGCGCGACGGCGACAGCGCGACGATCTCCCTGGAGCACGTCGAGTGCAACGCGGCCTGCGACTACGCGCCGGTGGTGATGGTGAACTGGGAGTTCATGGACAACCAGACCCCGTCCTCGGCGGTCCAGCTGGTCGACGACCTGCGCGCCGGGGCCGAGGTGCGCTCCACCCGCGGCCCGCGGATCTGCACCTGGCGGGAGGCCGAGCGGGTGCTCGCCGGCTTCCCCGACGGCCGGGTCGACGAGGGGCCGGCCGCCGGGCCGGCGTCGCTGGCCGGTCTGACCCTGGCCCGCGAGCACGGCTGGACGGCGCCCGACTCCAGCACCCGGGCCGCGAGCGCCGCCGACTCCGGGACCGACACCAGCAAGCTCTCGGCCGCCTCCACCGCCGACACCTCCCGGGCGGAGTCCGAGACGATCGAGCAGGAGACCCACGATGACTGAGCTCGACGAGCGTGGGCGCGACGGGGGAGTCCTGACCCCGGTCCTCACCGACACCTGGGACACCGAGCGGGCCTGGACGCTCGCGGCGTACACCGAGTCCGGCGGCTACCGGGCCCTGGACCGGGCGCTGGCCATGGAGCCCAGCGCGGTCGTGGAGGCGGTCAAGGACGCCGGCCTGCGCGGCCGCGGCGGCGCCGGCTTCCCGACCGGCATGAAGTGGTCGTTCATCCCGCAGGACAACCCGCGCCCGAAGTACCTCGTGGTCAACGCCGACGAGTCCGAGCCGGGCACCTGCAAGGACATCCCGCTGATGATGGCCAGCCCGCACACGCTCGTCGAGGGCGTGATCATCAGCTCCTACGCCATCCGCGCCAACACCGCGTTCATCTACATCCGCGGCGAGGTGCTGCACGTCATCCGCCGGGTCCAGGCCGCGGTCGCCGAGGCGTACGCCGCCGGCCACCTCGGCACGAACATCCACGGGTCCGGCTTCGACCTCGACGTGGTCGTGCACGCCGGCGCCGGCGCCTACATCTGCGGCGAGGAGACGGCCCTGCTCGAGGGGCTCGAGGGCCGACGCGGCCAGCCCCGGCTGCGCCCGCCGTTCCCGGCCGTCGCGGGCCTGTACGCCAGCCCGACCGTGATCAACAACGTCGAGTCGATCGCCTCGGTCCCGAGCATCGTCGGCAACGGCGCTGACTGGTTCGCCTCGATGGGCACCGAGAAGTCCAAGGGCTTCGGCATCTTCTCGCTCTCCGGGCACGTGACCCGCCCCGGCCAGTACGAGGCGCCGCTGGGCATCACGCTGCGCGAGCTGCTCGACCTCGCCGGCGGCGTCCGGGCCGGTCACGAGCTGAAGTTCTGGACCCCCGGCGGGTCGAGCACACCGCTGTTCACCGCCGAGCACCTCGACGTCCCGCTGGACTTCGAGGGGGTCGCGGCCGCCGGGTCGATGCTCGGGACCCGCGCGCTGCAGATCTTCGACGACTCGGTGTGCGTGCTCCGGGCCGTGCTGCGCTGGACCGAGTTCTACAAGCACGAGTCCTGCGGCAAGTGCACGCCCTGCCGCGAGGGCACCTGGTGGCTGGTGCAGACCCTGGCCGCGCTGGAGCGGGGCCAGGGCACCGAGGCCGACCTCGAGCTGCTGCTGGACCAGTGCGACAACATCCTCGGCCGCGCCTTCTGCGCGCTCGGCGACGGCGCGACCAGCCCGATCACCAGCTCGATCCAGCACTTCCGCGAGGAGTACCTCGCCCACCTGACCCACGGCGGCTGCCCGTTCGACCCGGTGGCCGCCACCGCCTTCGCGACCGAGGGGGTCTCGTGACCACCACACCGGACAAGGTCTCGACCGAGACGGACCTGGTCACGCTCACCATCGACGGCATCCAGGTCAGCGTCCCGGCCGGAACCCTGGTGATCCGCGCCGCCGAGCAGGTCGGGGTCCAGATCCCGCGCTTCTGCGACCACCCGCTCCTGGACCCGGTCGGCGCCTGTCGCCAGTGCCTGGTCGACATCCCCGACGCCGGCAACGGCCGGGGGTTCCCCAAGCCCCAGGCGTCCTGCACGATCCCGGTCGCCGAGGGCATGGTCGTCAGCACCCAGGCCACCAGCGCCGTCGCCGACAAGGCGCAGCAGGGGATCATGGAGTTCCTGCTGATCAACCACCCGCTCGACTGCCCGGTCTGCGACAAGGGCGGCGAGTGCCCGCTGCAGAACCAGGCGATGAGCAACGGGCGGGGCGAGTCGCGGTTCACCGGCGTGAAGCGCACCTACCCCAAGCCGATCAACCTCTCCGCCCAGGTGCTGCTCGACCGCGAGCGCTGCGTGCTGTGCGCCCGGTGCACCCGGTTCTCCGAGGACATCGCCGGTGACCCGTTCATCGCGCTGCTCGAGCGGGGTGCGCTCCAGCAGGTCGGCATCTACGAGAAGGAGCCGCTGCAGAGCTACTTCTCGGGCAACACGATCCAGATCTGCCCGGTCGGCGCGCTCACCTCCGCGGAGTACCGCTTCCGCTCCCGGCCCTTCGACCTGGTCTCCACCCCGGCCGTGGCCGAGCACGACGCCTGCGGCGCCGCGATCCGCGTGGACCACCGGCGCGGCAAGGTGATGCGCCGGCTGGCCGGCAACGACCCCGAGGTCAACGAGGAGTGGATCACCGACAAGGACCGCTTCGCGTTCCACTACGCCCGGCAGCCCGACCGGCTCGGCTACCCGATGGTCCGCGACCGGGTCGAGGACGGCGGGGACGGCGACCTGCG from Nocardioides pantholopis harbors:
- a CDS encoding NAD(P)H-binding protein → MTTAIALTGVTGALGGLVVRALADDFRLDLRLLARDPSRAPDLDTDLRACDYADPAGAEEALRGVRTLFMVSASESADRRAQHRAFIGAAARAGVEHVVYTSFAGAAPDATFTLGRDHADAEAAIRESGMAFTILRTLSGPEALTLAEVAERAGAALGRELRFVDETEDEAYAWRRDRYGAEQWQLDAWVSTYTAIRDGSVAEVTDDVRRVAGHPPRTLEEALRS
- a CDS encoding cytochrome P450, giving the protein MTATPVRHLDLADPAFDVTSAQVHAARAEGWYAETPWGWAVLRYAEAAELLRDRRFRQGNARWPEQNGISSGLFAGWWKETLLSLEGEDHTRIRRLMVPAFRKRAIEAMAPSFRALAEELVDGFAARGEVEFIGEFAEPYSARIICRLLGLDEAHWKQVARWADDLGASFSVDVARQVPRIEAAITGLHGYLDEVVADRIARPREDLVTTLVRASEDGERLSRHELGVALVFLAFAGMETTRNQLGLALQTLLARPDQWRLLAERPDLGPNAVEEVMRVNPTVTWVTREAIEDVDFHGLHIPRGGIVQALSHSAGTDPEAMGDPALDITATRPPHHGFGAGIHHCLGHLVARTDLAVALPLLARRMPDAVPDGPGVWLPVSGNTGAVRFPIRFRPDPG
- a CDS encoding GNAT family N-acetyltransferase; this translates as MTEHALDHVAVRRATPADAELLAHLHPDVLDDVLDDAGAGLMPRQLLDDRQDRVAARVERWRELLAGDQPTWVAVDTTAEGELIGLASTGPGRDNDLADDIALELTALYVRAAWWGSGVGYELFRTAVGDRAAYLWVPGANEHAIRFYERQGFRLDGTEDELDEGRHVRMVRAGR
- a CDS encoding MBL fold metallo-hydrolase, whose product is MRITKFGHACVRIEHDGTTVVVDPGLFATPEALDGADAVLITHEHFDHYQPDLLRGTDAAVFTVDAVAAKIAEDAPDVAERVTVVQPGQELDLGLPVRVVGELHAVIHPEFPRVFNSGYVLTCGDRKVYHPGDALTVPGEPVDVLLVPASAPWMRTSEAVEFARAVGAPRNLAIHDRVYSDFGHGVVETQMNAFLPQAGQEYLRRADGTDL
- a CDS encoding isochorismate synthase, whose protein sequence is MTTSSTPAGPPTGGAPDGPLVARTVALDPADVDDLLALLPADRPVTWLRRGEGLVGWGVAAEIRTSGPTRFADAAKWWSETTARADVEDEVQEPGTGLVSFGSFAFGAEPGHSVLVVPRVVVGRRGDRTWLTTVGADAPAPRPELTAQEPPEAPVGIAFADGALDGERWMSVVADAVARISRGDLEKVVLARDLIATATEPVDVRWPLRRLTQLYPMCWTFHVDGMFGATPEMLVRRERGLVTSRVLAGTIRRTGDDERDLALAATLARSSKDLEEHEYAVRSVADALDPHCSSMNVPEAPFVLHLPNVMHLATDVAGVVHDAATVSSLQLAEALHPSAAVGGTPTPVATALIAQIEGMDRGRYAGPVGWMDAAGDGEWGIALRSASVEGAAVRLFAGCGIVGDSDPEAELAEAQAKFVPVRDSLAP
- a CDS encoding demethylmenaquinone methyltransferase, which codes for MSAAARRRPSVRRVARAELDKQPSDVRRMFDAVAKRYDLTNDVLSLGQDRRWRTAVIAAVDPRPGELVLDLAAGTGTSSQPFADRGATVVPCDFSLGMLRVGKQARPHLPFTAGDGTQLPFADDTFDAVTISFGLRNIVDPLAGLAEMRRVTKPGGRLLVCEFSHPTWSPFRLVYLEYLMKALPPIARAVSSSPDAYVYLAESIRAWPDQRGLADLVAAAGWQRPEWRDLSGGIVALHRATA
- a CDS encoding NADH-quinone oxidoreductase subunit A; translation: MELYVPVVVLTVIATVFALGGLAMAFLVGPRRYNRAKLDSYECGIEPTPQPVGGGRFPVKYYITAMLFIVFDIEIVFLYPWAVHFDALGIFGLVEMVLFIATVFIAYAYVWRRGGLEWD
- a CDS encoding NuoB/complex I 20 kDa subunit family protein, encoding MGIEEKLPSGVLLTTVEGLAGYMRKASFWPATFGLACCAIEMMTSGGPKHDTGRFGMEVFRASPRQADLMIVAGRVSQKMAPVLRQIYDQMPEPKWVLAMGVCASSGGMFNNYAIVQGVDHVVPVDMYLPGCPPRPQMLIDAILKLHDKVQATKLGPHRLAEIEETETAALRALPLTEMKGLLR
- a CDS encoding NADH-quinone oxidoreductase subunit C, translating into MSDPESKPERTTGPEQAAVDQSPVNVPAPTGHEVRQVGERHGMFGASGSGDTSGYGGLRTAIAYPGNARRPYGGWYDEVADALEAALASEGVEHALEGVVIHRGELTLHVRRNDLLAVMRQLRDQPALRFELCTGVSGVHYPEDHGRELHAVYHLCSMTHNRRLRVETTAPDADPHVPSTVSVYPALDWHERETWDMFGLIFDGHPALTRILMPDDWPGHPQRKEYPLGGIPVEYKGGSVPPPDQRRSYS
- a CDS encoding NADH-quinone oxidoreductase subunit D, translating into MVTTSSTTGSDQDTYAAGADTAEGRVFTVSGQDWDQIADGLAEEAEERVVVNMGPQHPSTHGVLRLILELDGETVTEARCGIGYLHTGIEKNMEYRTWTQGVTFCTRMDYLAPLFNETTYVLGVERLLDIEDEVPEKAQVMRVLLMELNRISSHLVAIATGGMELGALTVMTIGFRERELVLDLFELITGLRMNHGFIRPGGVAQDLPVGALDEIRAFIALMRKRLPEYAAFCNANPIFKGRLEGVGHLDLEGCLALGITGPVLRSTGYPWDLRKTQPYCGYEEYDFDVQTWDTSDAYGRFRIRLAEMWESLRIVEQAADRLAGLEGAPVMIADRKIAWPSQLSIGSDGQGNSLDHIRHIMGESMEALIHHFKLVTEGFRVPAGQAYVPIESPRGELGAHLVSDGGTRPFRAHFRDPSFNNLQGTSVMSEGGMVADVVVAIASLDPVMGGVDR
- the nuoE gene encoding NADH-quinone oxidoreductase subunit NuoE; translated protein: MSTTPALDDTAYAELEQIAARYPQPRSGLLPMLHLVQSVQGRITPEGIEACADILGISAADVSGVATFYTMYKRKPVGDYLVGVCTNTLCAVMGGDAIFERLQEHLDVGNDETTLLRDGDSATISLEHVECNAACDYAPVVMVNWEFMDNQTPSSAVQLVDDLRAGAEVRSTRGPRICTWREAERVLAGFPDGRVDEGPAAGPASLAGLTLAREHGWTAPDSSTRAASAADSGTDTSKLSAASTADTSRAESETIEQETHDD